Proteins co-encoded in one Cytobacillus sp. NJ13 genomic window:
- a CDS encoding Wzz/FepE/Etk N-terminal domain-containing protein, with protein sequence MEKIKYPVYDYIKFIWKKKLLLIGFTILCMVIGAGLSYTKQTVYTSTALVFTGNGNNEKLSKPILITEEYKEEVPQNLRGSLNVKIAEPLQITLSLSGPDKEDVESNTKKLGEQYSDDLIDRFNKQYKVQEKYKNALEEKVNKTEEAISQYTQLIDENADEEKRVNYIEVLINKEEVAEKYRADLGEAEYDLALAESPELIEVSTVQSSNNLLKNILLAGAFGFQLMLVLLVLWKYIINARRALSERK encoded by the coding sequence ATGGAGAAGATAAAATATCCTGTTTACGACTATATCAAGTTCATTTGGAAAAAGAAGCTTCTGCTGATTGGCTTTACTATTTTGTGCATGGTGATTGGTGCCGGGCTTAGTTATACAAAGCAGACTGTGTATACTTCGACTGCGCTGGTTTTTACTGGGAACGGAAATAATGAAAAATTGTCCAAACCTATCTTAATCACTGAAGAATATAAAGAAGAAGTTCCACAAAACCTTCGTGGTTCTCTAAATGTTAAAATTGCTGAACCGCTACAAATTACACTAAGCTTAAGTGGACCTGATAAAGAAGATGTTGAATCCAATACAAAAAAATTGGGAGAACAATATTCAGATGATCTGATAGATCGCTTTAATAAACAGTACAAAGTTCAGGAAAAATACAAAAATGCCCTTGAGGAAAAAGTGAATAAAACAGAAGAGGCCATTTCACAATATACTCAACTAATTGATGAAAATGCAGATGAAGAAAAGCGTGTCAATTATATTGAGGTATTAATAAATAAAGAGGAAGTTGCAGAAAAGTATAGAGCGGACCTTGGTGAGGCTGAATATGATCTAGCTTTAGCAGAGAGCCCAGAGCTAATAGAAGTATCAACAGTTCAGTCATCAAATAATCTTTTAAAAAATATCCTATTGGCAGGTGCCTTTGGCTTCCAACTAATGCTGGTCCTTCTAGTGCTTTGGAAATATATCATTAACGCTCGCCGCGCATTATCGGAGCGAAAATAG
- a CDS encoding sigma-70 family RNA polymerase sigma factor, whose protein sequence is MNAEKIENGNPNHNIEQIIEELMIEHGNELTFLAYSYVKNAEEAKDIVQNVFVAAFQHLTSFRGDSSIKTWLYQITINKCKDHLKSSLFKRVVLLGTNPVTNKKESPIDENYLEQEASKVIKKAVFTLRLKYREVILMRYYQDLTIKEISTILNLPEATVHTRLRRAKKQLAPLLEKEVFSNE, encoded by the coding sequence ATGAATGCCGAAAAAATAGAAAATGGCAATCCCAATCATAACATAGAACAAATAATAGAAGAACTTATGATTGAGCATGGAAACGAACTAACCTTTCTTGCCTATTCTTACGTAAAAAACGCTGAGGAAGCAAAAGACATTGTACAGAACGTGTTTGTAGCTGCCTTTCAGCACTTGACATCATTTAGAGGTGATAGTTCCATAAAAACTTGGCTTTATCAGATTACGATTAATAAATGCAAGGACCATTTGAAAAGCTCCTTGTTTAAACGAGTAGTCCTCTTAGGTACGAACCCTGTAACAAACAAAAAGGAATCTCCTATTGATGAAAACTATTTGGAGCAGGAAGCTTCTAAGGTAATTAAAAAAGCAGTTTTTACATTAAGGTTAAAGTACAGGGAAGTCATTTTGATGAGATATTATCAGGATTTAACCATAAAGGAAATCTCCACTATACTAAATCTTCCAGAAGCAACAGTACATACAAGGCTTCGCCGGGCCAAGAAGCAGCTGGCACCTTTATTGGAAAAGGAGGTATTTTCAAATGAATAG
- a CDS encoding DUF4179 domain-containing protein, giving the protein MNSPFNHLHKMLTEEEKEKLKFTADDRKAVFRKIQENKEPPKRKGNIVQTAAAYVLAPVALAIITLAVLLQTPLKQEVVTALPFLETFLSKYGDEGQKEAVKENKVQVINQSVVSEGVRITIHEVLYDGARISISYSLEPEDDKLKENLLDIFLFNISVDGEKVREYGLSGGGEKKQGNKIIKVQNLEIEKNLPNQFTLDFNIQELIASSPDNMESQFIKGEWEFSFPIKRIGEIYTINPNASKTTELGELKVNKIAFAPSGVLLEIERKQKTELINNGKVIDYKLLDEDGNELKQIGGTSDTFRYKSGFGTGKGKRIYTPVEDIPESITLKSYYRFFEPDQIKEYTATISEKLPLYLPQGEGGGLVVKKVEKKPNEVWVYFDVEGDFAEERKYDLSLQKGKAMTPASRIDSEGDLDNKKRKNQLIKFKTPYNDDLYFRTTNYIPEWVKGWELKIPIDRNQLSKE; this is encoded by the coding sequence ATGAATAGCCCTTTTAACCATTTACATAAAATGCTGACTGAAGAAGAAAAAGAGAAATTGAAATTTACCGCAGATGACCGTAAAGCTGTTTTTAGAAAAATACAAGAAAATAAGGAACCGCCTAAAAGGAAAGGAAATATAGTTCAAACGGCTGCTGCATATGTCCTTGCACCTGTTGCACTTGCCATTATAACATTAGCTGTCCTGCTGCAAACTCCATTAAAGCAGGAGGTGGTTACAGCATTGCCGTTTCTTGAAACCTTCCTATCCAAATATGGGGATGAAGGGCAAAAGGAAGCGGTTAAAGAAAACAAAGTGCAGGTTATTAATCAATCAGTTGTAAGTGAAGGGGTCAGAATTACCATTCATGAAGTGCTATATGATGGAGCACGAATTTCTATTTCATATTCACTTGAGCCTGAGGATGATAAATTGAAAGAAAACCTTCTTGATATTTTTCTATTTAATATAAGTGTTGATGGTGAGAAAGTAAGAGAATATGGATTATCAGGCGGGGGGGAGAAAAAACAGGGGAATAAGATTATTAAAGTGCAAAATTTAGAGATCGAAAAGAACCTGCCAAACCAATTCACCCTAGATTTTAATATTCAAGAATTGATCGCCTCCAGTCCTGATAATATGGAGTCGCAATTCATCAAGGGTGAATGGGAGTTTTCCTTCCCTATCAAGAGGATTGGTGAAATATATACGATAAATCCAAATGCATCAAAGACTACCGAATTAGGTGAATTAAAAGTAAATAAAATCGCATTTGCTCCAAGCGGTGTTCTCTTGGAGATAGAACGCAAACAAAAAACAGAGTTAATCAATAACGGGAAAGTAATCGATTACAAGCTGCTGGATGAAGACGGAAATGAGCTAAAGCAAATAGGGGGCACAAGTGATACTTTTAGATATAAATCTGGATTTGGAACAGGGAAAGGGAAGAGGATCTACACTCCAGTTGAAGACATACCGGAATCCATTACCCTCAAATCGTATTATAGATTTTTCGAGCCGGATCAAATAAAGGAATATACAGCAACCATTTCTGAGAAACTGCCTCTTTATTTGCCCCAAGGGGAAGGCGGAGGTCTTGTTGTGAAGAAAGTCGAAAAAAAGCCAAATGAAGTCTGGGTGTATTTCGATGTAGAGGGTGACTTTGCTGAAGAGAGAAAGTACGATCTTTCCTTACAAAAGGGCAAGGCAATGACCCCCGCAAGCAGAATTGATAGCGAAGGGGATCTAGACAATAAAAAGCGCAAAAATCAATTAATAAAATTCAAAACTCCATATAATGATGATTTATATTTCCGTACAACGAATTATATACCTGAATGGGTCAAAGGCTGGGAATTAAAGATTCCTATAGATAGGAATCAGCTGAGCAAGGAGTAA
- a CDS encoding LTA synthase family protein yields MKQYIKRPYWYLPILLIGLVTAFWFFKTLYFIEELDLSPHKKLILLSSAGFGLVIASMFFARRSLIGSLAAFLVYSLMSFLLYADVVYERYYDAILHIELAGQANQLGEIADSVVSLMYKSDLLYWADLPLLAISFYFIFKKNVSDNNRIKQAAAAAGLGMAAILIAAFLPLQPAHTDQYKVSLTGIIPAHIYDIAQSYREKALAEEYAKQQKEQLAILKQKFEDKFETPAESAIFGKYKGKNLIMVQAESLNTFPIGINIKGQDITPNIDQLIASSSYYPNTYLQIGRGNTSDAEFVANNSMYPIAAKGIYQTYPDNHFLSLPVALNKMGYTTSATHGNSPDFWNRQEAYRQQGYDQFYHINHPKIDRKDIIGMGISDESIFNQMKDLYKEMEKPFYNFIVTLSVHRPFELPIEKQFLDLPPEFKDTPTGNYLQSVHYFDQALGSFIEELKKDNLWDDTIFVMYGDHYGLVPKNEAEIKKLLGITFDEKERFRVPLIIHHPGQVKGQVNTITTSQMDIYPTISTLLGIQGPLIQFGESLDLKEEGFAGFAYETTRFTYFTDDYDYTASHDGQFESGTCVDNRTGKKADIEACRGVYNKLRNDVQDSKFLLENNMVRKVFEMK; encoded by the coding sequence ATGAAGCAGTATATAAAAAGACCTTATTGGTATTTACCTATATTATTGATCGGGCTGGTCACAGCATTCTGGTTTTTTAAAACCCTCTATTTTATAGAGGAGCTTGATCTAAGTCCTCATAAAAAATTGATTCTTCTTTCTTCAGCAGGGTTTGGGCTGGTCATTGCCTCCATGTTTTTCGCAAGGAGGTCTTTAATAGGAAGCTTGGCGGCTTTTTTGGTCTACTCCCTCATGTCTTTTCTTTTATACGCAGATGTAGTCTACGAAAGATACTATGATGCTATTCTTCATATTGAATTAGCCGGACAGGCAAACCAGCTGGGAGAAATTGCTGATTCAGTTGTCTCATTAATGTACAAGTCTGATCTGCTTTATTGGGCTGACCTTCCTTTACTGGCGATCTCCTTTTATTTCATATTCAAAAAGAATGTTTCTGACAATAACCGCATTAAGCAAGCTGCTGCTGCCGCGGGACTTGGAATGGCTGCCATATTGATTGCTGCGTTTCTTCCTTTACAGCCTGCCCACACAGATCAGTACAAGGTTTCCTTAACAGGCATCATTCCTGCACATATTTATGATATTGCCCAAAGCTACCGTGAAAAGGCTTTGGCTGAGGAATATGCCAAGCAGCAAAAAGAACAGCTGGCCATATTAAAGCAAAAATTCGAAGATAAATTTGAAACGCCAGCAGAGTCCGCAATCTTTGGAAAATATAAAGGGAAAAACCTGATTATGGTTCAGGCAGAATCTCTTAATACCTTCCCTATCGGGATAAACATTAAAGGTCAAGACATTACACCCAATATTGATCAATTAATAGCATCAAGCAGCTACTACCCGAATACTTATCTGCAGATCGGGCGTGGAAACACCTCAGATGCCGAGTTTGTTGCCAATAATTCAATGTATCCGATTGCCGCCAAAGGGATCTATCAAACTTACCCTGATAACCACTTTCTCTCTCTGCCTGTGGCCCTAAATAAAATGGGGTACACAACGAGTGCCACTCATGGAAACAGCCCGGATTTCTGGAATCGGCAGGAAGCATACCGACAGCAGGGATATGATCAGTTTTATCATATTAATCATCCCAAAATTGATCGAAAAGATATTATTGGGATGGGTATCTCGGATGAGAGTATTTTTAATCAAATGAAAGACCTTTACAAAGAGATGGAAAAGCCTTTTTATAACTTTATCGTTACGCTATCTGTCCATAGACCTTTTGAATTGCCGATTGAAAAACAATTCCTTGATCTGCCTCCTGAATTCAAAGATACACCAACAGGAAATTACCTTCAAAGTGTCCATTATTTTGATCAGGCCTTAGGCAGCTTTATAGAGGAACTTAAGAAGGACAATTTATGGGATGATACCATATTCGTTATGTATGGTGATCACTATGGATTGGTTCCAAAGAATGAAGCTGAAATAAAGAAACTTCTCGGAATCACGTTTGATGAAAAAGAACGTTTCAGGGTGCCGCTGATCATCCATCACCCTGGACAGGTAAAGGGGCAAGTGAATACCATTACGACAAGCCAAATGGACATTTACCCGACCATTTCTACTCTTTTAGGGATTCAAGGGCCTCTCATTCAATTTGGTGAATCACTCGACTTAAAAGAAGAAGGGTTTGCAGGATTTGCCTATGAAACAACCAGATTCACCTATTTTACCGATGATTACGATTACACGGCCTCACATGATGGGCAATTTGAATCGGGAACCTGCGTAGACAATCGAACAGGCAAAAAAGCAGATATTGAGGCTTGCAGAGGTGTCTATAATAAATTAAGGAATGACGTTCAAGATTCGAAGTTTTTATTGGAAAACAATATGGTTAGAAAAGTATTTGAAATGAAATAA
- a CDS encoding MraY family glycosyltransferase: protein MYIQAGIAFLVSLVTVLIATPFVQKFALKIGAVDKPNHRKVHQKLMPRLGGLAIFIGVIAGYFAGGVYNQKVTAISVGAVLIVIIGILDDKYELSAKIKFAGQILVASLIVASGLTVDLLTIPYIGDFELGWWSYPVTIFWIVAITNAINLIDGLDGLSAGISAIGIATIAIMAGLSGAMLIFTFSAILLGSILGFLYYNFYPAKIFMGDTGALFLGYSISILSLLGLYKSVTLFSFLVPIIILGVPVFDTTFAILRRLVNNRPISAPDKSHLHHRLLALGLSHRNTVLAIYAFGILFSISAVLVSESTLWGTIFIIFGLLVVTEIIAELIGLVSDRYRPIINLYKKITGTRSLGRTGNK, encoded by the coding sequence ATGTATATTCAAGCTGGTATAGCTTTTTTAGTATCCTTAGTTACTGTTCTGATTGCCACGCCTTTTGTACAAAAATTCGCACTTAAAATCGGTGCTGTAGATAAGCCGAATCATAGAAAAGTTCACCAAAAGCTCATGCCTCGTTTAGGTGGTCTAGCTATTTTTATTGGGGTTATTGCCGGCTACTTTGCAGGCGGTGTTTATAATCAAAAAGTTACTGCGATAAGTGTCGGTGCTGTCTTAATCGTAATTATCGGCATACTTGACGATAAATACGAATTATCAGCGAAAATCAAATTTGCTGGACAAATCCTTGTTGCTTCATTAATAGTGGCAAGCGGTCTGACAGTAGATCTTTTAACCATTCCCTATATTGGTGATTTTGAATTGGGATGGTGGAGCTACCCTGTTACTATTTTCTGGATCGTAGCCATCACAAATGCGATCAATCTGATAGATGGTCTGGATGGATTATCGGCAGGAATCTCTGCTATCGGAATAGCAACCATTGCCATTATGGCGGGCCTTTCCGGTGCTATGCTGATTTTTACCTTCTCCGCCATACTGCTGGGAAGCATACTAGGGTTTTTATATTACAACTTTTATCCCGCCAAAATATTCATGGGGGATACAGGTGCACTATTCCTGGGATATTCAATTTCGATTTTATCCCTGTTAGGGCTATATAAAAGTGTAACCTTATTCAGCTTCTTGGTTCCAATAATCATTTTGGGTGTGCCGGTTTTTGATACAACCTTTGCCATCTTGCGCAGGCTGGTGAATAACAGGCCGATTTCTGCTCCCGATAAATCGCATTTGCATCACAGGCTCTTAGCATTGGGATTGTCACATCGGAATACCGTTTTGGCCATTTATGCCTTTGGTATTTTGTTTAGCATCAGTGCTGTATTAGTGTCTGAATCAACTTTATGGGGCACAATCTTTATTATATTTGGCCTGCTTGTGGTAACGGAAATTATTGCTGAGCTTATTGGGTTGGTTTCTGATCGGTACAGGCCTATCATCAATTTGTATAAAAAGATTACAGGAACCCGCTCATTAGGGAGAACAGGAAATAAGTAA
- a CDS encoding DegT/DnrJ/EryC1/StrS family aminotransferase, with product MKVPMLDLSEQYQSLRSEVLEVLDGVMSSSRFILGDNVKKLEQDVAKYSNVAHGIGCGNGSDAIHIALQALGVSEGDEVITTPFTFFATGGAIARAGATPVYVDIDPVTFNIDPNKIEEAITEKTKAIIPVHLYGQMADMEKIAEIAKKHNLAVVEDAAQAIGAKHNGKTVGELGTAATYSFFPTKNLGAYGDGGMVVTNDDEVAEQSRVIRVHGSKPKYYHHVLGYNSRLDELQAAVLNVKFPHLDHWSELRREKAENYTKLLKEALGDKVATPVEKEGNYHVFHQYTIRVEKRDELQEYLKEQGVATMIYYPLPLHVQPVFKELGYKEGDFPVTEKAAKEALSLPMFPELKLEQQEYVVAKIAEFYGK from the coding sequence ATGAAAGTTCCTATGCTTGACCTTAGTGAACAATACCAATCCTTAAGAAGTGAAGTTTTGGAAGTGCTTGATGGCGTAATGAGTTCATCACGTTTTATATTAGGAGATAATGTAAAGAAGCTGGAACAAGATGTTGCTAAATACAGTAATGTTGCCCATGGAATTGGCTGCGGCAACGGAAGCGATGCTATACATATTGCACTGCAGGCTTTAGGTGTGAGTGAAGGCGATGAGGTGATCACAACTCCTTTCACATTCTTTGCAACAGGTGGAGCCATTGCAAGAGCAGGTGCTACACCGGTTTACGTAGATATTGACCCTGTTACATTTAACATTGATCCGAACAAGATTGAAGAAGCTATCACAGAAAAAACAAAAGCAATTATTCCTGTGCATTTATACGGGCAAATGGCTGATATGGAGAAAATTGCTGAAATCGCGAAGAAACATAATCTTGCCGTTGTTGAAGATGCTGCTCAAGCGATAGGCGCGAAACATAATGGAAAGACAGTTGGTGAACTTGGAACTGCTGCTACTTATAGCTTCTTCCCAACTAAAAATCTGGGTGCCTATGGAGACGGTGGAATGGTTGTAACAAATGATGATGAGGTTGCTGAACAGAGCCGTGTTATCCGTGTGCATGGAAGCAAGCCTAAATATTATCATCATGTTCTTGGCTATAACAGCCGTTTGGATGAACTTCAAGCTGCCGTTTTAAATGTTAAATTCCCGCATTTGGATCATTGGAGTGAGCTTAGACGCGAAAAGGCGGAAAATTACACTAAGCTTCTTAAAGAGGCTCTAGGCGACAAAGTTGCTACACCAGTGGAGAAAGAAGGGAACTATCACGTTTTCCATCAGTATACAATTAGAGTGGAAAAGCGTGATGAACTTCAGGAATATCTGAAAGAACAGGGAGTAGCTACAATGATTTACTACCCGCTTCCTCTTCATGTTCAGCCTGTATTCAAGGAGCTTGGATATAAAGAAGGGGACTTCCCTGTTACGGAGAAGGCGGCTAAAGAAGCATTATCATTGCCAATGTTCCCTGAACTAAAATTAGAGCAGCAAGAATATGTTGTGGCGAAAATAGCCGAATTCTACGGAAAATAA
- a CDS encoding Gfo/Idh/MocA family oxidoreductase has translation MINFAIVGMGHIANKHIESIQKVEGASLFAICDTNPERLELDLPGVKKYTDLNEMLTENKDIHVVNICVPSGLHARLTKVVADHKRHIIVEKPMSLKLEDSVEMIKVAKENNVKLAVVHPNRFRPGVQKLKAELEKGSFGKLSHANATVRWNRGQAYYDQADWRGTKEFDGGVLMNQAIHDLDLMLWLMGPVESVQAMAATRLRKIETEDVAAAVVQFKSGALGVIEAATTIYPKNLEESISVFGETASVKISGRTANYIETWDIEGVSEEEAASVKEEVSKDPFGTPGHQCIIEDMVYAVKEDRDPIVTGEDGIAPVKLILSILESAETGKKVFIQ, from the coding sequence ATGATAAATTTTGCTATTGTAGGCATGGGGCATATTGCGAATAAGCATATTGAATCCATTCAAAAAGTTGAGGGGGCTAGCCTCTTTGCAATATGTGATACAAACCCTGAAAGGCTCGAACTTGATTTGCCGGGTGTGAAAAAATATACTGATTTAAATGAAATGCTTACTGAAAACAAAGACATCCATGTAGTCAATATATGCGTACCATCCGGGCTGCATGCAAGGCTTACGAAAGTGGTTGCTGATCATAAGCGGCATATCATCGTTGAAAAGCCAATGTCTTTAAAGCTTGAGGATTCAGTAGAAATGATTAAAGTGGCAAAAGAAAATAATGTGAAGCTTGCGGTTGTCCATCCAAACCGATTCCGGCCTGGTGTTCAGAAGCTTAAGGCGGAGCTTGAAAAAGGCTCTTTCGGCAAATTAAGCCATGCCAATGCAACTGTTAGATGGAATCGCGGCCAAGCATACTATGATCAAGCTGACTGGCGCGGCACGAAAGAATTTGATGGCGGAGTATTGATGAATCAGGCTATACATGATCTGGATTTGATGCTTTGGCTGATGGGCCCTGTTGAATCAGTACAGGCTATGGCTGCTACCCGCCTCCGCAAAATTGAAACAGAGGATGTTGCAGCTGCAGTCGTGCAATTCAAGAGTGGGGCTTTAGGTGTTATTGAAGCAGCAACGACGATCTACCCTAAAAACCTTGAAGAATCTATCTCCGTCTTCGGTGAAACGGCTTCGGTGAAAATCAGCGGCCGTACAGCAAATTATATTGAAACGTGGGATATCGAAGGCGTCTCAGAGGAAGAAGCAGCCTCCGTTAAGGAAGAAGTGAGTAAAGATCCATTTGGCACGCCAGGTCATCAGTGCATTATTGAAGACATGGTTTATGCTGTTAAAGAAGATCGTGATCCTATTGTTACAGGTGAAGACGGGATCGCTCCCGTTAAACTGATTTTATCCATTTTGGAATCCGCAGAAACTGGAAAAAAAGTCTTTATCCAATAA
- a CDS encoding nucleotide sugar dehydrogenase, which yields MSHHKTLLEKINNKEAVIGVVGLGYVGLPLAVEKAKAGFKVIGFDVQAARVEEVNMGINYIGDVVDEDLKDMVKGGKLEATTDYQRIQEVDAVAICVPTPLDVYQQPDTSYVESSAKEIAKYAHEGMLVVLESTTYPGTTEEIVKPALEEKGLKTGETVFVAYSPERVDPGNKQFKTKNTPKVVGGITANCTEVAAALYRNVLEGDVFEVSSPAIAEMEKIFENTFRHINIALANEMAILCDRMGIDVWEVIDAAKTKPYGFMAFYPGPGLGGHCIPIDPFYLTWKAREYNYHTRLIELAGEINNSMPEFVVNRAMHLLNEDGKALRGAKVTLLGVAYKKDIEDVRESPVLKIIELLDAQGADYKVVDPYVKSFKSCNTRVETVELTKELLNESDLVLLTTDHSDFDYEMIARESKSIFDTRNAMKDVAKPNKYNKL from the coding sequence ATGAGCCACCATAAAACACTATTAGAAAAAATTAATAATAAAGAAGCTGTAATCGGGGTTGTAGGGTTAGGTTATGTCGGACTGCCTCTTGCAGTTGAAAAAGCAAAAGCAGGCTTTAAAGTTATTGGCTTTGATGTGCAGGCAGCAAGAGTAGAAGAAGTAAACATGGGTATTAACTATATTGGCGATGTTGTGGATGAAGACCTTAAGGATATGGTTAAAGGCGGAAAGCTGGAAGCCACAACTGATTATCAGCGCATCCAGGAAGTTGATGCTGTAGCGATTTGTGTCCCAACACCTCTTGACGTTTATCAGCAGCCGGACACTTCATATGTAGAATCTTCTGCTAAGGAAATTGCCAAATATGCTCATGAAGGCATGCTTGTTGTTCTTGAATCAACAACATACCCTGGCACAACAGAAGAAATCGTTAAACCTGCCCTGGAGGAAAAAGGCCTTAAAACAGGCGAAACTGTTTTTGTTGCCTACTCTCCTGAACGTGTTGACCCAGGCAACAAGCAATTCAAAACGAAGAACACGCCTAAAGTTGTTGGCGGTATTACAGCCAACTGTACGGAAGTAGCAGCTGCATTATACCGCAATGTACTTGAAGGAGATGTTTTCGAAGTATCAAGCCCGGCTATTGCGGAAATGGAGAAAATTTTCGAAAATACATTCCGCCATATTAATATTGCCCTAGCCAACGAAATGGCTATTCTGTGTGACAGAATGGGAATTGATGTATGGGAAGTAATTGATGCAGCTAAAACAAAGCCATATGGCTTCATGGCATTCTATCCGGGTCCTGGTCTTGGCGGCCACTGTATTCCAATCGATCCATTCTACTTAACATGGAAGGCCAGAGAATATAACTACCATACTAGACTTATCGAATTAGCCGGAGAAATTAACAACTCAATGCCTGAGTTTGTTGTTAACCGTGCTATGCACCTTCTAAATGAAGATGGAAAGGCACTAAGAGGAGCTAAAGTTACACTATTGGGTGTTGCTTATAAAAAGGATATTGAAGATGTGCGTGAATCTCCTGTCCTTAAAATTATTGAACTATTAGATGCTCAGGGTGCTGATTATAAAGTTGTAGATCCTTATGTTAAATCATTCAAGTCATGTAATACACGAGTTGAAACGGTTGAATTAACGAAGGAACTATTAAATGAATCTGACTTGGTTCTTTTGACGACAGACCACTCCGATTTCGATTATGAAATGATCGCACGAGAAAGCAAGTCCATTTTTGATACAAGAAACGCAATGAAAGACGTTGCAAAACCTAATAAATACAACAAACTATAA
- a CDS encoding DapH/DapD/GlmU-related protein produces MNFIDPSAAVDSSAKVGYFSVIEKGAKIGQNVVIGNRVTIHEDTVIGDNTTIADGAVVGKPPKPAKTSTVKLSDSIPALEVGEDVTIGANCVIYRGAAIGSNTLIADLASVRENVEIGDYVIVGRGVTVENYVKIGSRTKIQSNSYITAYTTLEEQVFIAPCVTTTNDNFMGRTEERFDKIKGATVKRGARVGGASIILPGITVAEETFVAAGALVTKDTEEKTVVKGIPAKFLRMVDERELL; encoded by the coding sequence ATGAACTTTATCGATCCTTCCGCAGCAGTAGATTCTTCAGCAAAAGTAGGATATTTTAGTGTCATTGAAAAAGGCGCAAAGATTGGCCAGAACGTAGTCATCGGGAATCGAGTTACGATCCATGAGGATACGGTTATTGGTGACAATACAACGATTGCTGACGGTGCTGTTGTAGGAAAACCGCCAAAACCGGCAAAAACGAGTACGGTTAAGCTTTCTGACTCCATTCCGGCGCTTGAGGTTGGGGAAGATGTCACGATCGGTGCTAATTGTGTGATCTACCGTGGAGCAGCAATTGGTTCAAACACGCTTATAGCTGACCTTGCCAGCGTAAGGGAAAACGTGGAGATTGGGGATTATGTCATTGTGGGGCGCGGTGTCACAGTTGAAAACTATGTGAAGATTGGCAGCCGGACAAAGATTCAATCCAATTCCTATATTACGGCTTATACGACTCTCGAAGAGCAGGTATTTATTGCTCCGTGTGTTACGACTACTAATGATAACTTTATGGGAAGAACAGAAGAAAGATTCGATAAGATCAAAGGAGCAACCGTTAAACGCGGCGCAAGGGTTGGCGGTGCTTCCATCATTCTCCCGGGTATAACAGTCGCAGAAGAAACTTTTGTAGCTGCCGGGGCTTTAGTAACAAAAGATACCGAAGAGAAAACAGTAGTTAAAGGAATTCCTGCGAAGTTCCTTAGAATGGTTGATGAAAGAGAATTATTATAG